acttgggAAAAAGAGAGGAgggaatatttttattttggtatcCGGAATTCGTAGAAATAGAAAAACCGTTAGttgtatattaatttgaaaatctcGTGAGAATTAGATGAGTTTATGTTTTGgacgaaaataaaaattagggaaACAAAAATATGTAACGAGAAACAGCAGAATCTCTCTGACAGGGTTGATGAGGGAGCGCCACGTAAGTAAAACCTCGAAAGGAGAGTAATTAGCGTTAACCATTGACTGGCCTTAAAACCGATGATGACGTGGGCGCAGCGTGATTGGCTGGAGCAGCATATTTTTGTCGTTTctccctttatttttattttaattttattttatttttgcgctttatatttattttgcgTTTTGTTTAGTCTGAGCCGCATAGTGACCCTAGCCTCTGATCCATTTCCCTAGAAGCTGTCGCAACTGTCGCCGTCCGATATCCGTTCCCGACCATCATAGCCGTCGGTTCCATATATGATCCGCGCCTCTCGATTCTTCTACGCCTGGCTCAGATGCTCCAGAGGCTCTCTGCTTCGCGACTACGTGGAGTCTATGTTCCGTCGATGTGTGATTGGTCGATCCGTGAGCTTGTTGCAGCTTCCGAGAGTAGTTCTCGGTGACGGCGCTCACGGGAGCGGCGGACAAAGGTTTCGGTAACCTCCGATCCGATTCGGTTGAGTTTCGTGTTCCAAACGCGTTAATTTCGGAGAgtttattgaaaatagttttcttctTGCGGCTTTTGAGAAAACTTTTTGAGAAAACTTTCggttttattgaaatttgattgGGAGCTATGCTGTGAAGCGTTGAGTTTCAGATCCGTTTTGGACGTTGTTTTTCGATTAGCAGATTCGAATCTTTGTTTTTTCTggttgtttttttccttttcaaagttCATTTTCGAGTTCTTTTCACTTTGAGATTGAAGGTTTTTAGCTGATCTAGAGAGGATCGGTGTTTGTACTTGTTGACTTGATTAATCGCTGCTCTTGAGTTCGGTTTGGAATCCGAACTAACTTTTTGATACAAGAAACAAAGAGTTTTATGtagtcaaaattttaaatttgttctgTTGTTGAGCCCGAAAGTGACAATTCGTCGATTTGTTGGGAGGTTCTTGTTTTTGGATATGGAGGATGGAAACGAGAGAAAGGTGAGTCGTGAAATGCTTGATATGGCGGATCGGGGAATGTCTGATGAGGTTCTGAATTGTGTGATGCCATATATTCACGACCCAAAAGACCGTGATGCGGTCTCTCTAGTGTGCCGTAGATGGTACGAGCTGGATGCGTTGACGAGGAAACATATTACAATTGCTTTGTGCTACACGACCACTCCTGGTCGATTAAGGGGGAGGTTTCCGCATCTTGAATCCCTAAAATTGAAGGGTAAACCTAGGGCGGCCATGTTTAATCTGATAATGGAGGATTGGGGAGGGTATGTGACTCCATGGGTTAAGGAGATCTCAGATTATTTTGATTGTTTGAAATCGCTTCACTTTCGGCGCATGATTGTGAAGGATTCCGATTTACAACTTCTTGCTCAAGCTCGGGGACGTGTGCTCCTGGTGCTTAAACTTGATAAGTGCTCTGGGTTTTCCACAGATGGGCTTCTACATGTGGGTCGGTCTTGCAGGTAGTTTTGGCTTCATATTGGATTCGATTATTCTTTGTTGATCAAATTATATTGTTTGATTGAATGTTAGGTTAGAAATGTTGGATTCTTTAGAAATATTGAATTCAGTTTTTGTCACGTCTGCCTTTGGTTTTTATATGTTGGTTCGTTGTGGGTTTTTCTTATTGTGGCACACTGTTTTATGGATTTTAAAGAAGTGCACAGAGAAGAATGTAgttaatttgaatatgaaagaaaattatgcCCTCTTTAAGGTCTGAACTCTCTTAGTGAGGAGAATAATACAACCTGATAATGTTTTGATATCTGCAATTCTACGTCACTAATCCTGTTGTATGTTTTTAGACATCATGGATAAAATCATGTTCCTTTCCATGGAGCAGATGTTTTCTGTGGAATGCTTGGAATTGTCATTGAACCACTCCCTTTATTCACATGCAAGAAATTGGTCTAAgctctgtttttaatttttgttgtagtTAACAATTGAAGATCTTTTTACTAACTTCATAAACTCCTATCTGGGTGCTTCTTTGTTGTATGGGTTGTTGCGAGATTGTAAGATGATTGTATCAAGTATTTCTTAAGAATATCAGACACTGATTTCACATCCATGTTTTTGTAAAGAAACTATGGGGTGATGCTAATGACCATCATTATTTTTCTGAAATCTCTGGATATAGCAAATAATGTATTAAAACCCTGCAGAAGATGACATTGTCTAAAAGAAAACTGCATAGGGGGTATATGATTAAAAGTGCTCTGGAACATTTGCAATTAgtgatcatttttcttttctttttctttttcttgtatcCTTTTAGAATAGAGTTATTTGAAACTATAGCATATCTGATAAGGAAGAAACTCAACAGCTTTATGATTAAACAGCATATTAATTGGGGTTTGGCTGTGTATGGGggattattattctattttttgtttcttgtttctttttagAATTGAGGTAAATGGAGCTAAAGaatacctataaaaaaatgttatatggAACTAATGAATCATTGATTTAAGATGAAGCTTAAGGGATTTTAGATTGCAATGAGGAGATTGTGAATCATTTTAGTTGACTAAGATATTAACTGGCATTTTCATGATGAAGAAATTGGTGGAATATTGGCGGGAAAAAACTGATGCCTCTGTGTAAGAATAAGGAATATGTTTGAAGGTCCACTAAGTAGAGATTAGTCATGAAAACTGTTTTCTTTACTGGATGATGTAAAgatttatgtattttttcttagatttttttataacatgacTGATTTAAAGATACAGAAGTGAAGAACTTACATGGTTGTTATAAAAAGCATACAACAGAGTCATAGGGAGATGATACTGTGTAGAAGAGATTAAAATTTCAGCAAAATAGAGCTGTAATTTATGTATGAACAGTAAAAGAAGAGATTGAAGAGTTCATAATCATTTTAGACTCATGCACCCCCCAGTGGCAGTTATTGGGCTGTTCTCACCACGATAGGAACATAGGATATTTCATGCTGCATTTGATGGTTAGCATGATCATATCACATGATAACAAAAGGGCTAGTTATAAGTTGGAACTGCAGGGAGATGTTTTAGGCTGCTggaaaattattgtcaaaccaTAGGCCAAACATGGCAACAACTTTTTAACAGCACTGTCTTTGTCATTAGTTATTGGGTGATCATCTTGTCTAGAGGCTGCAGCAGGAGGTCGTGAATTTGTTGCTCTAGACAAGATTGTGAGGCAAAACTAACAATCTAAGCAGAATTCAAAGTACTTCTGAAAACATTATACCCTTCAAAATCTTCTCTTGTATTCATGAAATAGTATTTGAGACTCTgctaatattttgtttctataaTTTTGTGGCAAGGGAAAGGACAAAAAGATGTTCCTTCTTGTTGTGAAGGAAACATGCTAACCTAAAATTTAACAGAAAAGATCCCTAGATAGATTGGAGGGGCAATTGAGGACTCATGTACATTAATTGATTACAATTAGATTTGTTGAATCGAGTTGTATGTACTGATTTTGACTCATGTGATTTTGTCCCCAGCCACCATGCAATCTAGGTTAGGTTAATGTATGTTGGTCTGTGACTCTGTTCATTTAGGTCATTGCTAATGTGTTCCTCAGTTCCATATATAGGATAGCACATGATCAAACCATGCTACATTAGTTGGTAACTTAACATTGAATATCTTCTTACTACATGGATTCATTGTGAATATCATTATCACCCCATGCAAACATCTTAATGTCAGACAAATATGtgttactttttctttttccttttctgtgatggacagttttttttttttttcagttcaCTTATTCTAAgcatgatttctttcttttttattatgcttcttactatctttttttttgtaatccTGTTTATTCTTTCTCAGGAATTTAAGAACCTTGTTTTTGGAAGAGAGCCAAATTGTGGATAAAGATGGGGAATGGCTCCATGAGCTGGCGATGAACAATACAGTTCTTGAAACTTTGAATTTTTACATGACGGAGCTTGCAACAGTCCAATTTGAAGACCTAGAACTCATTGCTAGAAATTGTCGATCTTTAATCTCTATGAAAATTAGTGATTTTGAAATCTTGGACCTAGTTGGTTTCTTCCGTGCTGCAACTGCACTAGAAGAGTTTGCTGGGGGTTCTTTTAGTGAACAATCAGATAAATACTCCGCGGTATCGTTCCCCCCAAAATTATGCCGTCTGGGTCTAAACTACATGGGGAAGAATGAAATGCCCATAGTATTCCCTTTTGCATCCCTACTTAAAAAGTTGGATCTACTCTATTGCTTGCTTGACACAGAGGACCATTGTCTGTTAATTCAAAAGTGCCCCAACTTGGAATTTCTTGAGGTAGAATCTCAATACCATTTCTTGCTTTTTTATTATGTtgtggtttttttctttttctttttctttttccccttttcacCTCAAGGGGCTAAATTTGCGTGTATTAGGTTTCACTTTGTTCATAAAATGTCATGATAGAATACAATATCATTTCTCTTAATTTCTTTCAACTCTGCCTTTGCCTAATTGGTGTTTTATACCATTCAAAGTGTAGTCCAAGGGTATGATAGCctattttgaataaacaaagTTTCATCTTGGCAAATTTAGacttgaagaaaaaatttagaaaatgcaGGGATTATTTAGACATACAGTAGTACACTGCATAGCTTGTGTATAAAATGCTCATCTTTGGGAACAAAACTAAGAgatttgctttttaaaattttgatattcttATTAACAGGCCAGGAACGTGATTGGAGACAGAGGATTAGAAGTTCTTGCTCAGAGTTGTAAAAAATTAAGGAGGCTTAGGATTGAGAGAGGTGCTGATGAGCAGGAAATGGAGGATGAAGAAGGTGTAGTTTCACAGAGAGGATTAATGGCTTTGGCTCGGGGATGCCTGGAGATAGAATATGTGGCCATTTATGTGTCCGATATCACAAATGCTGCTCTAGAATGTATTGGTGCTCACTCAAAAAAGCTATGTGATTTTCGCCTCGTCTTGCTCGAACGGGAAGAAAGGATAACAGATTTGCCATTGGACAATGGAGTTCGAGCTCTACTGAGGGGTTGCCAAAAGCTTAGAAGATTTGCTCTGTACCTCCGTTCAGGTGGTTTGACTGATGTGGGTCTCAATTATATTGGACAGTACAGCCCAAATGTTAGATGGATGCTTCTTGGTTATGTTGGAGAATCAGATGCAGGGCTTTTGGAGTTCTCTAGAGGTTGCCCTAGCCTGCAAAAACTAGAGATGAGGGGCTGTTGCTTCAGTGAGCGTGCACTGGCTGTTGCAGCAATGCAACTGACGTCACTGAGGTATTTGTGGGTGCAAGGGTATAGAGCATCTGAAACAGGCCGTGATCTATTAGTCATGGCTCGCCCATTCTGGAATATCGAGTTAATTCCTTCAAGAGGAGTTACTATTAATGCTCCGGATAGGGAACCTGTGTCCATCGAGCATCCAGCACATATACTTGCATACTACTCACTTGCTGGACCAAGAACAGATTTTCCAAGTACTGTTACTCCCTTGGACCCTGCATCTTTTCTTACGTTGTAGAACTGTATATCCTTTTCCAGAAGTTATCTTTTCCCTGTCATGTTGCCCTGTTAGGTGTCTTGTTAATAAGTTGGTgtatctttctctctttttccctgGAAGACGGTTTTCATCTGCAAATTTCATTCCATATCCTATTTCTAGACTGCTGTCCTGTAATAAGTTTGTGATTTCTTTTGTAGTCTGCAAGCACTTGCACTCTTGGTGCATCTCTGTGTTAACTCCCATGGGcaatgagttcaattttcaaCCCACTTTTGGATTGTATTAATTCTACGGCAAGTAAATCTTTTTGCAAATATTGTTGACAATGAGAAGAATGTGGGGGTGTCAAGTTTGTGAATAAAAATGAAGTGATTTTTATTTGCTTGATCTTGTGCTTGCTATGATTGTGTAATACATTTTAGCAGACTTTTGTCTGACTCAAGAATGGAACTACCATACTAGCAACTGAGAATACATTGTAGAGAACTTTAAAACATTGGAAGATATACTGGAATAtgtctcatttttttctccacaaCGCTTCAGTTG
This DNA window, taken from Vitis riparia cultivar Riparia Gloire de Montpellier isolate 1030 chromosome 13, EGFV_Vit.rip_1.0, whole genome shotgun sequence, encodes the following:
- the LOC117929213 gene encoding coronatine-insensitive protein 1, which translates into the protein MEDGNERKVSREMLDMADRGMSDEVLNCVMPYIHDPKDRDAVSLVCRRWYELDALTRKHITIALCYTTTPGRLRGRFPHLESLKLKGKPRAAMFNLIMEDWGGYVTPWVKEISDYFDCLKSLHFRRMIVKDSDLQLLAQARGRVLLVLKLDKCSGFSTDGLLHVGRSCRNLRTLFLEESQIVDKDGEWLHELAMNNTVLETLNFYMTELATVQFEDLELIARNCRSLISMKISDFEILDLVGFFRAATALEEFAGGSFSEQSDKYSAVSFPPKLCRLGLNYMGKNEMPIVFPFASLLKKLDLLYCLLDTEDHCLLIQKCPNLEFLEARNVIGDRGLEVLAQSCKKLRRLRIERGADEQEMEDEEGVVSQRGLMALARGCLEIEYVAIYVSDITNAALECIGAHSKKLCDFRLVLLEREERITDLPLDNGVRALLRGCQKLRRFALYLRSGGLTDVGLNYIGQYSPNVRWMLLGYVGESDAGLLEFSRGCPSLQKLEMRGCCFSERALAVAAMQLTSLRYLWVQGYRASETGRDLLVMARPFWNIELIPSRGVTINAPDREPVSIEHPAHILAYYSLAGPRTDFPSTVTPLDPASFLTL